The window ATACACTGCTCTTTCGTCTTTGAGCCATTTATAAGTCAAAAGTCTAAGCTTCACCCTCTCGATTGTATTAGACACAAGGGGAGGATGAGTGAGCAAATCAGTCACTGGGTAGCCCAATTCTTTTGCAAAAGAATTTATCTTTGTTTCAAGTATATCTTTGGACTGGTTGAGAATTTGAGGAGATAATTTGACCATCGTTATGACTTCCTCGCGACTCAAACCAGTGTTCACTAAACAATCAAATCTCTCTTGAAGTTCCACTCCTTTGCCTCGATACTCTTTAAtagctttttccattttctctGACTTCTCAACAAAGCCTAGACTCGACAAAAAATCAGTTTTGATTTCCCTCTCCTTTAGAACCCTGCTTGGATCTGGTAGCCGATCAATTCTCCTTCCAAGGATCCATTTCTTCAGCACATTAGGATCTTACTTAATCATTTGACCAAGCCTGCTCTTCCCGCAGTTCAAGGCACCCATTAATCTTTTAACTTTTTTGAGTTCACAAGAGCCAAGCAGGATTGGTATGAACGAAGATATTACAAATAGCTCGAACAGGCATGTCAATTTCAATGAGAAATGTGTAGCCCTGATGCAAATTATTGATATACTGATATCTGCGGAAACTGAAGAAAGGTGTTTTGTACTTCACTCTTCAAGGTTCCAAATTTCAACAAGAACCCAAATTGGCAAAAGGTAAAAAGTCCAGAGCGCTTAAGTACAATGTCAGGATGCTGAACAATAAGTTTCCATAATTCATACTCACTCAAGCCNCAACATGCTGAACAATCGGTTTCCATAATTCATGCTCACTCAAGCCCAACTCACTTGGTAAGCACACAAGCTCAAGCATACATTTCCATTTGTAGGAGTTCTCTTCGGAGATATGCTCTTCAAACCAGTCAATATGAATTCCTGCATTCTTTAACTCCGGCAGAATTTCAACGAATTTCTCATTCATATTTCCTCTCAAAAGATAAGGGCTGGAAGCAATAATCTTAACCACAAGAGACTGTTTTAACCCCAAACCCTGAAAAGATTGAAGCTTTGATTGCAAAACCCCATAATCATACCCAAAAATTTATGTTGCTTCCTTGTAAATCTTTCCTATCTTGTTCCGAGCAATGCCATAATTATACAAGACATAATAGTTCTCCAACAATCGATCATCATTCAAGAACATTAAATTGCGAGGAAGAAGCTATGGGTGGTTCAAACTCATTAATGGGATGGTACCTCAAGAACCGCGACAATGACCGGCTCACATCAGCATTGTCAATATATATCCTCTTCAACAACCTATCAAAAACTCTGAAGAATTTTTATTCATGGTCTCAGCATCCATAAACTTCAAACCCCTGGTGGAATGCAAGTATTCCAACAAAACAGCTTGTGCTTCGAAATCAAAGAAGAGATGGGTGATGGCAAGGTGAAAGACAACATTTGTATGAAGTGGTAAACCCAACGCATTAGAATATGAATCCAACATAAGCAACGTCAAAATACCCGAAGAAATAATCAACAAACATACTTTAACATTTGAATTGACAAATGAGATTATTAAAATGTGTAAAATATGAATTATTTGTATTCTATCAAACATGCGCAAGTAAACATGTTGAAACAAGATTTTAACTCATCGTACTTGTAACTTTAGAGATTTTCAAAGATACAATCACTGTGGAGTAAACATGGAATTTGCAAGCCATTCAAATTCTTTAAAGCGGTCAACCCAGTCAAAGAAGCACAAAATATCAAATGCACCGTGGAAGAACATTCACAACGGAAAGCAAAGAAGAACCTCAAACGAAGAGAGCTGTTGTGAATGGCTAAGTGATTGAATCAGATGCGGCATGTTCAGTGTCCGATTTCTAACCTCCCTCAACATCAACAATGACTGGATTTAGTTCAAGATCTGCGAACAAACCAGCTCATATTCTTGGTAATTGTTGTCTTCGTGATCCTCCATTCTCTGTAGCTCCAGAATCAGCGCTTTTTTGTGTTGGACAAATCTTTAAAAAGGTACTTGGGTCTATTTCTtactaatataaatttatttggttcgatcCAACAAGAAACGACAAGATAGTATGAGCGTGCTTCGCATGTGCAAGACTGCAACATATAAATTCAGTTGTTGACATATGATACTGCCGTGGGGTGGGCACTGATCGAATTTCCGGGTTTTTGTAGTTCGAATGGGTACCCCATTTTTTGGGTAACATTTTCAATACCCGAACCCAACCCCATTTTTTGGCTACCAGACTAATCTGGTACTTAATCGAGTTCAGGTTCGGGTTTTTTGGAACGGGTTCAGGTTCGGGTTTTTGTAGTTTGGGTTGGGTTCCCATTTTTTGGGTTACGTTTTAATACCCGAACCCAACCCCATTTTTTGGCTACAAGACTAGTCGGGTACTTGATGGTTCGGGTTTTTCGGAGAGTTCCAGTAAAATTGCCAACTAAAAGTTCATGATGATCATCTTCATCTACTAACTCGTCTCCATGTCCATCAGGTGGTCCAACTGGCCAACCCCTTCTAACACCGAGCATACTGGGCATTCGTGTGGTTTGCCCTTCTCTAGCCAGAACCAAACATCATATTCATCCTCTCCTGCTCCAAAGCATCCCACAACTGTTTTGTTATAAGACTCAATCACAACAGGTTCTTCCTATGTTTCGAATGGACCGGACGAGTAATTTATTTCAAGAATATCTTGTCCTTTGAAGAGACTTGGAGCTCCTCACGCTCTTGACCAGTGGCAATTGTCATTACATCCTCCACACTTTTTGTTGCATTCGCATCCCTAGAATCGGTGCTGAAATGACGAGAGAAGACAGGGAATAAACGGCAAGGATTCTCCAGGCCTGCAGAAGATCCAACAGCGAATCAGGCGGATTTGGGAGGGGAAAGGATTGGGGCGAGAGTTTGGAGCTGCAGCGAGCCTTCTCCACATAGTTCTTCTGAGCTCGCCAATTTGTAGCGCAAATTAGAATTAAGGAACTCAATcccctaatttttttaaaacggGTTTTGAGTACCCGATGGGGTTTTTCGGACAGCCGACCCAATTTTAACTAGTCAGGTTAGGGTTTTAACCCGAAcctgattatttttttaaatgaaacctGAATTCAAATGCCCACCTCTACTGCCATGAACTAAAATTCGAATGGTTTTCCAATTCACGAACACAAAAACATAAGCTCTCACTAGTAAAACGCTCACAATCACTACCTTCCTCATCATAATACCAACGGCATAAACATGCAGATCATAATGGAGAAAATCCGCAAGTTTTAAATATGAGAAGGCAAACACATTTGAAGTGATAATAAGAGGTGTCATGAAGTGCCATGCTTTCATGGAGATCGAGCTGCTATTGCTTTGGCATGTAATAAGGGTACCCCCCATATGCCGTAGGCGATGGTGAGGCATCTTTCCTAACAGAAAATTGTGGATAAGAATACTGTGGCTGGGCTGAATAGGGTGCTGCAGCTGCAGAGGGACTCGTGTAGGAACCAAATGATGCCATATGTAGGGAATAAGAATAACCAATAGAGGCTCCAGTCTCAGAATATGCTTTCTGCTGATAGCCAGCAGTCATATGTACTGGAACCGGAACCACACCAGCTGGAGTCACTTTGCCTTTGTAATTATCAGCAAGCTTCACCGTGATATTTCTTCCCTGCAACAATTGCAAGGAAAAGAATTAACATAAAACTAAACTCTTTCCATCTAACCAGAACATCCGATTTAATTTTCGAATTTAAAAGCTCAATTTTTCATTGCAAATTTATTCGTAAAACTCATGAAATCTATGACGCAAGTTCAGTTCATCAACTTCCATATTTCTAAACACTTTACTCACTCCGAGTATCTTCTGGGGGTCATCTAAAGCTTTCTTCGCCGCCTCCACAGTCTTGTAAGTAACAAAGCCAAAGCCGCTTCATGTAAAACAAGTAAATTAATGAGATCTACCAACACAAAAACTGTTtacatgaaaaagaaaataccAGATGCCTTTTTACCGAGATTTGTTTGAGTCCTTGTCATATGCAACAGAACCCTCCTCTATCTCACCATGTCTTCCGAAATAGGAAAGCAACATTTCACTAGATGTTTCAGGTGACAAACCTCCAACATAAAGCTTCCTTTGGGCTTGATCAAGAGTAGAACTGCTGTTGTTCAACCCCTCACTTGCAAGGTTACAAGCAGCCATACGACCCTAAGGTAGACAGGATAAAATGAGACGAGAAGACAGCTGTGTATGTGTGGTGGGGGAGCAGGGAGctttgaatattttaaaaacacatTCAGCACACAGTATTTGTTGTTTCATTTGCGTCAAAAGAATCGTTATGCTCACGTCAATCATCTTTCCAGGTGCTCTCAGTGCTCTCTGAGCTGATTCCATATCTTTGTAGGTGATGAAACCATAACCACGAGACTTTCCAGTTGCTTTGTCATGGATTACAGCACCCTCTTCGATCTCACCATGCTCTTGAAATGCCTGGACAAGTCATCCATGTCAATAAGTTGTAAGGTTTAGGTTACTCTTACACAAAGCATGATATCATGTGTGGTTAGTTCTTCCAGTGACCAAGAGATAGTATCTCAGAATGCAGTTAACAAGAAAACATAAAATACAGTCCACAGGCACCAAATCACTCACAGCACACAAAGTTTCTGAAGAAGTATTCCATGCTAAACCACGAACAAAAAGCTTTCGAAGGGCAGGATCAGCACTTGCAACACTTTTAATTTCTTCAGCAATAGAAGGATATTGTGACCCACTTCACGCCAGAACATGCAAACAAGCACCCACACACAATGTCAATTCACACAGCACATCACGAGGAGGAAGATGATAATGGTCCCCAAGCATAAAACATTAAGATGCAAACAAGCATCCATACTGCATAGCCCTCTTCTAACAAAACATTCTTGTGAATAGACTGAAGAAGATAAAAGATTAAGGCAGCACCAAGGAGATAGCCATGTAAGATGAGtaatttctttacaaataaagagctaaatagaaaaaaataagaaaattcatgCACCATTTTAGTTCAAAGCCCAGAATGCACTAACATCTTAGTAATTGATCCCACAACCCAAGCTTGAGAACTAACATTTATAAATGTTTCCTTCAATCCAATCCTACATATTTTAAATTCctcatctacatgaaaccacgTCCCTCATATCAATATAGAATTATTTCAGAGAGAATCTCTAGTTCAATAGAGACTTTACCCCAAACACTTGAAGATACAGTAGATTCATTTCTCAGGTGGTGGCAAATACAACAAAATTTGGGAATGAAAAAAACTTGCagtaaaaataattatcataaaataCTAATAGATTCACTACCTATAAACTTTTAGTCACCAGTAACCCTCCGGGCAAGgtaataaaaggaaaaaaataggaACATAAGCCCTAATTTACCACGTCAACAGCTTCATCCTACAAAAACGGTATTTGAAAATAGTGTAGAGGATGCCTATTtgacatatatttataaaagcaAACAAAATTAAACTTCATATATAACAGTTATCTAATCCTCCAAACACCCAACTGTTACGATAAATTTCCTAGCAAAAAGCATAACTACGTCAATGCAAACGCCTGTAAGGAACAACAACGGTTCCAGCAaaccatattttatttcataaatacaaacaaaatattgaaaGCCAAGATAGAGAAAATACGAAAAAAGTATAAGGCGCTGAAATAGAGTTAGGGCGGGTATTACGCTTTCGAGAGGAGATCGACAAGCTGCGGCTTAGCGAGCGGGTCGAGGAGCGCACGTAATTCTTCAACGGTTGAAAACGTGGCTGTTTCATTTAAGTTTGGCAACACCTGCCCATTTCCGATTTCCTCAAGCTTCCTCTTCTTCATCTCTTCCATTTTTGGATCCTACCCCTATTTTTTTCTACAAAAACTGTCTGCTTCTTCACTTCACGCGCCGCTCAGTCGCAGGCCAGGCAAGGAGTGTTGCAACGAGAATATGAATCTGTGCGTGCGCACAGCGGGTAGCTTCGAGCTCGCGATAAGTCTGAAACCGAAAACCCTTTCCCGGCCAGGAAGGATCAAATGCAGAGTTCACTCAATATTCGTATTATGGTGGCTAAAATCGCATTCCCAAGCTTGTCCACGAGAAAGGAAAAAGGCGAAATAGAAAAAattggggttttttttaaaaataatttaattttaaaaaaaaatttNGAGGAAAAGAGCGAAATATAAAAAAtcggggttttttttaaaaataaattaattttaaaaaaaaaattcaaaaataatgtaaaaaaaaaaacattttcaaaactagTGCAATCTGCGTTTACagagcgcggacgctgctccaAGCGCGGACAATGGTCCACGTAAGCGACggaataaccgtcgctaattttagcgacggtttataaaccgtcgttgtagcgacggtttttgaaccaTCGCTAAATGCCGAAATACCTACCTCTTCACACACCACGCATAattgtatcaacagcgtgcaaATGTACGctgcggataatcttgaactttcaacggcttgcaactttgcagcgtgcaatatacgctGCGGAAAGAGAATTTgcacgctgcgaaaagccatttttgttgtagtgaatatagagaaaaaaacagacaataagttcatcaaaaaataagttttttcaggaACCTCTACTATTCAACCTAGTTTTTCAGCGATTAAGGGATGGctgactttggtttgtttggtcagcaggattttaagactccgtcttggtcgaacatatacagttttacaaatttgcttaatgttggtccgcAGCATCTTGTACATAACATTCGACCACAGaatgatgttgaggaaaatgaacaacattcaattgagatatcccagatttgatgaatttattgtttgtttttctctctgtcttcactacgacaaaaatggtttttcgcagcgtatattgcacgctgcaaagttgcaagccgttgaaagttcaagattatccgtggcgtacatgtgcacgctgttgatacaatTATGCGAAGCGTGTGAAGAGGTAGGTATTtcgaattagcgacggtttttgaatcGTCGCTGATTCCATtacagcgacggtttataaaccgacgctgattcaattttaacgacggtttaagaaaccgtcgctaattagcgacggtttttatatatattccgtcgctaaaatattccgTCGTTTATGTGGACgtgagcagcgtccgcgctccgtaagcgcggattgcagtagttttgaaaatgttttttttttttacattatttttttaaaaaaattttaaaattaaattatttttaaaaaaaaaacctgaaAAAATCGTGTTCCCCTGTTTTGGATAACTCTAGTTCTCATTTTTAAGCATTGCTTTCTGATTAGTTTGAGTAACCGAAAATTCGATCTTACTCGTGTATACATTAATTTGATCCTATTTGTATAAGCATTGCCTACACATGTAATGATAGGATCGATTGGAGGACAAACATTGAGTTACAATAATtcgatttttgaaatattgaacaccaaGAAATTAAACCGAATTTGgtttttaaaccaagcggacGACTTTCAAATTAATCTAACGTAAAAATCGATTAaggattttgaaaaatatttaaaagatatgcaagTTGATTGAGTAAACATGTTTTGGTTGAACTACATTTTGAatacaatattttggtatttgaataaaatataaaatacttcaacaatgcatcttaaaaacaacaacaatagtAAGTAAACGCGATTAATAAATAGACATGaatttgtttatagatgttcggaaattaacaactcctatgtcaccccttctttaACCTAAGAAGGATCtactagaaaattttgatttatacaactctttgtacaaactcatttcaaCTTAAGACTCATCTATTGAATAATTAAAACCCTTAACACACTCGATTGTAGGCCGCAATATCACAATCCGCATAATTTTTAATGTCTCTTATATCAAGACTACAAATACcatctttaatgtctttgtgtgaacACTATCACTTAACTAAAACTTTGAAGCTCAACTCTCatgtatatatgtgagtgattgtgtgagGATTTAATCTTTTACAGTATTTGTATATCTCAAATATATCATCATACTTGGGTTTGCTCGCATTATAGCTAATTTCTTCACGTAGGTTGAACATGCTTTGAATCTCATTTCTAagcttgtatttgatcttcaatatgttatatttattggCTTCAATTATGATATAGacgttagatacaagaatatgattGTTTGGAAATGTTGTGTACGGATTCTGACATTGAGCTGAACCAAGTCCAGTTGTTCTGTTCTTTTGATTATAActattgattcattgatttcTGGGCAAAGtgataaacatgaaagttgtagccctttCTCTTATTTTTCAGGAATGGATTTCTCTTTTTCCTAGAGCAAAGGAATaagaatcactcaattccaAGTTCGTATGAAATATATATGCTCGACAGATGTAACTGTTGGTAATCTGGAACTTGTTCTTCATTCAGTCAAGAACCATCAA of the Primulina huaijiensis isolate GDHJ02 chromosome 1, ASM1229523v2, whole genome shotgun sequence genome contains:
- the LOC140983548 gene encoding UBP1-associated protein 2C-like, yielding MEEMKKRKLEEIGNGQVLPNLNETATFSTVEELRALLDPLAKPQLVDLLSKAGSQYPSIAEEIKSVASADPALRKLFVRGLAWNTSSETLCAAFQEHGEIEEGAVIHDKATGKSRGYGFITYKDMESAQRALRAPGKMIDGRMAACNLASEGLNNSSSTLDQAQRKLYVGGLSPETSSEMLLSYFGRHGEIEEGSVAYDKDSNKSRGFGFVTYKTVEAAKKALDDPQKILGGRNITVKLADNYKGKVTPAGVVPVPVHMTAGYQQKAYSETGASIGYSYSLHMASFGSYTSPSAAAAPYSAQPQYSYPQFSVRKDASPSPTAYGGYPYYMPKQ